One segment of Drosophila ananassae strain 14024-0371.13 chromosome 3R, ASM1763931v2, whole genome shotgun sequence DNA contains the following:
- the LOC6498732 gene encoding meiosis regulator and mRNA stability factor 1 isoform X4, producing MLPGIFPTYGVKTATSSISTQLCQYAHSQGIGISYYNSLYMPYNQNPTCETSATAGALLHRPMVNEYQQPLQQQVYHQPSTMHKQASNMCSLLQPLNPLSLPSSSRGLLKSLPTSEVTTNSFLMQDFTKSNIPQSCAEKNCLKKFDSLVDFDEGPLVNEMHCLASIKDVRDTVTLQITNLDYSLDESSLRSFLLNQLKPITPVLSLVFEGSAYAKVTVPDLYFAKQVVSNMHRKKIGHKRMLVSYTRDSSLTEVNTLRCQVAGLLKDVPYYTLPMYKFRELFQSRFKTSISVLDLYKMSDVCTITSDNNEDKFISLQPDLLNTLENSPLMEELQHSVPYCTMHFRREQHKGWAEQEIEPLPNVFMSISEIQNLIYPLLKLHTGDVPVATLLYCIEEQLQVKILANESGVNLEHLVCCVQGIQIHCNNFGIKILGWLEINKDRAFHLSSNISSLSSGDRSIGSAASGLKHSLSDPLYQISREVIELVKMSPKSTMKFNRFIPAYHNHFGKQCRVADYGYTKLIELFEALSSVVQIMGDGENRQITLTHRTQTRRFTSDLLRVLRAHGNNSVLLSQLPGILSQSQNKNFDISDYGVCSIVDILDGLVNSNIVVVNTVQNGKDILISMPKRKQTSNELEKTSVFAGEIVELLQNSLQYSILFQKFVRSYHYHFSYQCRLSDYGFLKLTDLMDAIQGLVEMEIASDEDKKICLSPYVARRVFAEQCGDLINNAKNIRNAVKLDHVLKLHKKKFGYQMQAQTLGASDMMAAVKMLPYIEVKNIDQAIWLICRKDDLSFRNFCYRACTHLIRSELLDQGPYAGTEGNTHFDQSNKNSKHISKDQFINEFNSQNKYHLNDSILSSMSHAIEIYKYADKECVRLTGLLRFLVSIVRILEHRRSMHLHEIKKSLKCGLGATFEFGFPNLYELLSAYEDLFTLDYGASHERCNVSLNANCELRLCTQLRYLDMFGSIKFTNAKKIDEFESNKNNFANSVIAFPTSENTSLSITNSSLISSFGSGQGNSSFTDSMDMNDNFLNSSLKLFNSSFNTSGDLDASLGAGDLTKIVPNVPMTENYYEHSLPKLWRRRKVSSYPQPLQHMNTNISQQKRKASNGLYDLMSSSKQLKGSFYGPPKPDIPSDDRLPFWIDPIWSNKAEEPNPMNIVNVRPEFNSKNTFPLLLSPYTISKNENIKRKLLGMDNHDRKIA from the exons ATGCTACCGGGAATATTTCCTACTTATGGAGTGAAAACTGCAACATCTTCCATTTCCACTCAGCTATGCCAGTATGCTCACTCTCAAGGAATTGGTATTAGCTATTATAATAGCCTTTATATGCCTTACAACCAGAATCCCACCTGTGAGACTTCAGCAACGGCAGGAGCTCTGTTACATCGTCCGATGGTTAACGAATATCAGCAGCCGCTGCAGCAACAGGTCTACCACCAACCTTCTACAATGCACAAACAGGCTTCCAACATGTGTAGTTTACTTCAGCCTCTCAATCCGTTATCCCTCCCGTCATCAAGCAGGGGACTATTAAAAAGCTTGCCTACttcagaagtaactactaacAGTTTCTTAATGCAAGACTTCACTAAAAGCAATATACCACAAAGCTGTGCAGAAAAAAACTGCCTAAAAAAATTTGATAGTCTAGTTGATTTTGATGAAGGACCATTAGTGAATGAAATGCACTGCCTTGCATCCATAAAAGACGTAAGAGATACAGTTACATTGCAGATTACTAATCTTGATTACTCGCTGGACGAGTCAAGCCTACGAAGTTTTCTTTTGAATCAACTAAAGCCTATTACTCCGGTATTATCCCTTGTTTTTGAAGGCAGTGCATATGCCAAAGTCACTGTTCCTGACCTTTAT TTTGCAAAGCAAGTTGTTTCCAATATGCATCGAAAAAAGATTGGTCATAAACGCATGCTGGTTAGTTACACACGTGACTCTTCGCTTACCGAAGTCAACACCTTGCGGTGCCAAGTAGCTGGTCTTCTAAAg GATGTTCCATACTATACACTCCCCATGTATAAGTTTCGAGAGCTCTTTCAGTCGCGCTTTAAAACTTCGATAAGTGTGCTGGATTTGTACAAAATGTCTGATGTTTGCACGATTACTTCTGATAACAATGAGGATAAGTTTATCAGTTTGCAGCCCGATCTTTTGAATACTCTGGAAAACTCGCCTTTAATGGAGGAACTTCAACACAGTGTTCCATATTGTACGATGCACTTTAGGAGAGAACAGCACAAGGGTTGGGCGGAACAGGAAATCGAGCCCTTGCCAAATGTTTTCATGAGTATATCAGAAATACAAAACCTTATCTATCCACTGTTAAAGCTTCATACTGGTGACGTTCCGGTTGCTACTCTTCTTTACTGTATTGAAGAACAGTTACAAGTAAAGATATTAGCAAATGAAAGTGGAGTAAATCTTGAGCATTTGGTCTGTTGTGTCCAAGGGATTCAAATCCATTGCAATAATTTTGGGATAAAAATTCTTGGATGGTTGGAAATTAATAAAGATAGAGCTTTTCACTTAAGTTCTAATATTAGCAGTCTAAGTTCCGGAGATCGCTCTATTGGTTCAGCCGCAAGTGGTTTAAAACACTCTTTATCGGACCCACTTTATCAAATCTCACGTGAAGTTATTGAGTTAGTTAAGATGTCGCCAAAGTCCACAATGAAGTTTAACCGCTTTATTCCAGCTTATCACAATCATTTTGGCAAGCAATGCAGAGTTGCAGATTATGGCTACACAAAACTGATTGAGCTTTTTGAAGCTCTATCCTCTGTAGTGCAAATAATGGGAGACGGCGAAAATCGTCAAATTACGCTCACGCACCGAACCCAAACACGCAGATTTACATCAGATCTTTTGCGTGTTTTACGTGCCCATGGTAATAATTCCGTTCTTCTGTCTCAATTACCAGGAATTTTATCGCaatcacaaaataaaaattttgataTTTCGGACTACGGTGTATGCAGCATTGTGGATATATTGGATGGTTTGGTAAATTCAAATATTGTAGTAGTAAACACTGTTCAGAATGGAAAGGACATTCTTATCTCAATGCCGAAACGAAAGCAAACAAGTAATGAATTAGAAAAAACTAGTGTGTTCGCTGGCGAAATAGTCGAACTCCTTCAAAACTCACTACAGTATTCAATATTATTTCAAAAGTTTGTTCGATCCTACCATTACCACTTCTCATATCAGTGTCGCCTCAGTGATTACGGCTTCCTTAAATTAACTGATCTCATGGATGCTATTCAGGGCTTGGTAGAGATGGAAATAGCATCCGATGAGGACAAAAAAATTTGTCtttctccatatgtggctaGAAGGGTTTTTGCAGAGCAATGCGGTGACCTAATTAATAATGCCAAAAACATAAGAAATGCCGTAAAACTTGATCATGTTCTTAAgttgcacaaaaaaaagtttggtTACCAAATGCAAGCGCAGACATTAGGTGCTTCTGATATGATGGCGGCTGTTAAAATGTTACCGTACATTGaagtaaaaaatatagatCAAGCCATATGGCTAATATGTCGCAAAGATGATTTATCATTTCGAAATTTCTGTTATCGTGCATGTACGCATCTTATTCGATCAGAGTTATTGGATCAAGGACCTTATGCAGGCACTGAAGGAAATACACATTTTGATCAGTCCAACAAAAACTCAAAACACATTTCGAAGGATCAATTTATAAATGAGTTTAACAgccaaaataaatatcatCTCAACGATTCGATTTTGTCATCTATGAGTCATGCTATTGAG attTATAAATACGCTGACAAGGAGTGTGTTCGTCTTACTGGCCTTTTGAGATTCTTGGTTTCTATagttcgcattctagagcatCGGCGAAGTATGCACCTGCATGAAATAAAGAAGAGTTTAAAATGCGGTCTTGGCGCTACTTTTGAATTTGGATTCCCTAATTTATACGAACTACTTTCCGCATATGAAGATCTCTTTACATTGGACTATGGAGCATCTCATGAAAGATGTAATGTTTCATTAAACGCTAATTGCGAGT TGCGCCTTTGTACCCAGCTAAGATACCTGGACATGTTTGGCTCCATTAAATTTACAAACGCAAAGAAG ATCGACGAATTCGAATCCAATAAGAACAATTTTGCAAATAGTGTCATCGCGTTTCCTACTTCAGAAAATACTTCTTTGTCAATTACCAATTCATCACTAATCAGTAGTTTTGGATCAGGTCAAGGAAATTCCAGTTTCACCGACAGTATGGATATGAACGACAATTTTCTTAATTCTTCCCTTAAATTATTCAACAGTTCTTTTAACACATCTGGGGATTTAGACGCTAGTTTGGGAGCAGGTGATTTGACTAAGATAGTCCCAAATGTCCCAATGACAGAAAATTACTATGAACATTCTTTGCCCAAACTTTGGCGTCGACGTAAAGTCAGTTCCTACCCGCAACCCTTGCAACATATGAATACAAATATTTCgcaacaaaaacgaaaagctTCTAATGGCCTTTACGACCTCATGAGCTCTAGTAAACAATTGAAAGGATCATTTTATGGACCACCAAAACCAGATATTCCATCGGatgat AGACTTCCGTTTTGGATTGATCCGATATGGAGCAACAAAGCTGAGGAGCCAAATCCAATGAATATTGTCAATGTTCGACCTGAATTCAACTCCAAAAATACTTTCCCATTGCTATTATCTCCATATACAATTTCTAAGAATGAGAATATAAAACGAAAACTATTAGGCATGGATAATCACGATCGCAAAATAgcataa